The Primulina huaijiensis isolate GDHJ02 chromosome 6, ASM1229523v2, whole genome shotgun sequence genomic sequence CTTACCTTTTATTGTAGTCATGAGCCATTGTCTTATGTTAAAAGCTAGAAAAAACATATTGACTGagtcataatctttcaacaCTTCGTAGAGAGGGGTATGAAAATTGATTATATGAGGCGTTtcgaaaaaaattatgaataaaaatagGATCATTGAGCCTAATAAACTTTTGAGGAGTGTAAGTTATGACTTTCACACTACACGTGTCGTTTTGTTGATCTTTTCTAGATAGTGTTTGAGTCTTGAACTGGAACGAAAATAAATCTATGATCTTTTGACTGGCCGTGAAGAGATTTGGTAAATTGAGAGGTTTTGATTGTGACACTTGTGTTGTAATTCATTGATATTTTTCATCTCATTTTTTTTCTGATTTGTTCGAAGACGAACAAAAGCTAAGTGTGGACGCTTTGATAAGCACAAATCTTATAGTGTTTTTTTGGACTTTATTTTGTCATATTCATGCTTATCTGAAATTTTATtcctagttttaagcttaaatCGTCATATTTTTATTAGTTGTAGGTCTGACCAAAAGGTGTAAAAAGTCTAATTTTGGAAATAAGGTCAAATAATTTAATGCTAAATAGAAAGGATTCCTGATAATGAagtaataattgatgaaaattTTTTCCTATCTTCAAATAAGATTTATGATAAGATCGAGGAAATTTTATGGTCTTGGAACAAATTTGGCCTAGAAATGTGCTTTTGATCACATTTGAAGTTGTTAAgttgaaattatgaaataaagaCTAAAATAGAAGAAGTTTTGGAACAATGCATGGCCACACCTTTTGACTGCCTTGTAACTACGTAAATGTGCTCGAAAttgatgataaaaatattatatttaaaaaatatgaatggTGGTATTTGATTCATTGGATATTTTggagagagaaaaaattttagTATTGAGAGAAATATAAGATTTTATAGAGTCTTAATTCTATAAAAGCTCAATCTTTCTTATGACTGGGATcacaaggcaaaaacttgtgtgagacggtctcacgggtcgtattcgtgagacggatctcttatttgggtcatccatgaaaaagtattactttttatgctaagagtattattttttattgtgaatatgagtatggttgacccgtctcacagattaatatccgtgagacggtctcacatgagacccactcggGATCACAATAGGGCCAAACTTGTGATCATTGTTTGCATATTGTTTGATTGATGttgtgatttattttatgttattgattgatattggcgTAGATATCTTGCCTTTAATCTGGTCAATTAATTGCATGTTTGTTGGTTAATCTTGACTCTAAAGAGAATATATTGAAAAAAGCTTCAAAAATAATGATCAACACATTGTTAaaccaattagaaataatattCGGTTTCAATGTACGATTTTAGGTAAAGATTTGGAATTACATAGTTGTTGAAtgctattttatttaattaaattcaattagaaatagttggattgttaaataaaatatgattattaattctagaaattgattaataattaagatAGGAAAGTTCATCGTTAATTTAGAATAATTCTTGTTTGATCAAATCTAATACATGGAAATAATTGATGTTTAATATCTTTGTGTTCCcgataatttaatttgaatttctCCTAAGCTTAATCCGTCGTTTAACTGAATTGCGTTATTTGCTTTAGAATAATttagtttattttaattagtcTAATTACTCACAAAAACACTTCTTTTATTTAGCctagattaaattaaataatttatattatagtaATTCTATAATAGTCTATGTGGGAACGACTTGAAATTCGTTCAACTATATTATAATTGACCTAGTGAACTTGTTAGTTTTCCAACTGATCCATGACTTGTTTTAGATTACAAGTTGAAGATGGGTTTTTCGCTCGAGAAATTTGTTTGCAATTCGTTTAACTTTGCCAAGATGATTCGCGTACCATAGAGTCGTACGTGCTTGGAGGAGACTTTGCAGGGAAACCAATGTCATTGAGGCTTTTACTTGTTTTTTCTGTTTTcccattaattttatatcaaataattgTGATGAAAATTTTGCTAAATTGAGTCATTATTTTTgtataagagtaggtctcttatgagacgttctcacgaatctttatctgtgagacgggtcaatcctaccgatattcacaaaaaaagtaatattcttagcataaaaagtaatatttttcatagataactcaaataagagatctgtctcacaaaatacgacatgtcaaacattctcacacaagtttttgcctttgttATAAATGGACTATTCTATTGGCTTTTATTTGGCCAAAAATACTACTTGTGTTTTTTCCCCCTAATTCGTTGAGAACTTGTactttatgaaaaaaaaaaaaattaacaatacaAATATAGCGATTGAAGGTATCTATTTggataagtattttaaaaatatttttagtatttcaTAAGTAAAAAAACTTAAGGTatgtttttgaataaaaaaattttaaaatatttttacaaaaattgtaCTCTACGTATAGTTTTTTAAGAGTAATTgagatatttttttagaataaaaaacaCGGGTTAAACGAGAATTAAAAAGTTTGGATTCCTTGATGTTGTTTTTGGATTGATGAATCTCaaatgtagttttttttttttttccagaaaattaAGACCATGCACTTCAAATTCACCCCTTATATATTTATaggagtaatttttttttaacctcggtcaatctttttttttaaagaaaatgacatCCTCAAGTGTATTTGAATTAAAAAGTTTGGATTCCTTGATGTTGTTTTTGGATTGATGGATCTCAAATGtagttttgtgttttttttttagaaaagtaAGACCATACACTTCAAATTCACCCCTTATATGTTTATaggagtattttttttttaacctcggtcaaccttttttttaaagaaaatgacatCCTCAAGTGTATTTGAATACACTTGAGGatgtcattttctttaaaaaaaataaaaatttgaccgaggttatttaaccaatttctcccatgtttgtttatataatatttaatgttaATTATAATAGATTTCAAACTCACCCAATAATGTAGTCATTcgaaattaattcaacattgTATTGctaatgtgtaaataagtaaAGTGTGAATTTAAAGTTGCATTGGATGGCAGGATGATCCAATCCATATATCAATTTCATTGTAtacatttttttccaaattagaACGAAAGATTTGTGATGGTCAAGTATAATTTTATGCTTCACTTTCAAGTCCAGGGCACTTTAAAATCTAACCCTaagcaaattttaattttaaatattagctttttagaattcaaaatttgataaataacatctacttaaaaaataattaattaattaaaaaacaaaagaagcGTACATAACAGAAAGGGGAGAAAGGAAAATGAGTTCTTGTTCCATCCATTCTTCTCATCCTTCTCACAACgattcttcttttcttcatcCTTCACTCATTGGActtctcttcaattttttttcttcctctaCATTAAGCAAGAGAATACTGTAGTCatttgttttcttaaaaaaagtttcaatttttctcaacattttcaaagattttaaaTCAGGTGTAAGTTCTAATgtcatctcaattttttttatcgacTTAGTGGTTTTTATTACAATGtatatattgtaaatataatttttcatatatttcattcttaATTGTTCGGTCGTCCAAACATTATGGGTTCAATCGCCTAATTCTGTTTTCAGTCACTCAATTCTGTTTTCAGTCGTCCACTTTGATATGTTATTTCATccgattatatgttaaatcatttaatttttatgacatctttattgtttattttgtaTAGGAATGACGATCATCCAGATTTTGATTAATTCTAATGAAGAGTGGAAGAATGATGAACAAGGAACTTATATATGGTTATCTGAATCTAAAGAATGGACAACTATTTCCATTGATGGTAGTAATTTGACCATAGAATGTGTCATGAATAAAATATACGAGACTCTTGGTCTGGCTAAATCAGATGTTGAATTGACATTGAGTTATTTACCAGAAGTAGATTCTTGCAAACCATGCCCAATCTATATACGAAATTCACGATCTAGAGAACATATCTATCATTTGGTAATTCACGTACTAGACATGTTTTGCATGTGGAAGTAATTGAGATTTGTAATATTGGAGTTGATAgagaaaaaattaatgacagTGATGCGCATTTTGGAGATGTGGAGGGTAGTTCTgtgaattataatattaatgtagaagatagaaaaagaaaatgtgatttttatgtaaatgtAGAATGTGGAAGAAAGGAAATTGATTTGGATATGGATGCTTTTAATCAGGGTCTCCATGATGAATATTTTGGTTGTACTTTTATCTAAGATGGTTTTGAATTGACTGCAGCAACAAAAGAAGTCGTTGAAGAAGATAATGCCAataaaaacttgaacaaaaatgaTGTCTTCGATCTACCAAGAACACAATGCCCACATGTTGATTTCTATCATTTTGATTTAGTGGAAGCGAATACACAAAATTTGTTGGCGATTAATGATGGTGATGGTGCATTTTCATTCATCGAGGAATTAGAACTTATAGCGGACGAACATATGACTCCATGTTAATCTCTTTGGTTAAACAGATTCCACAATAATAAAGTATGATAGATGTGGCCTTTATATCTATTTTTACAGCAACCCAATGGTTGGGGACATGGTAAGGCACAAGGATAAATGATGTTTCTTTCCATGGCAATGATTTCCATTTTCTACGTGATCCTTCAGCCATTCGAATCAAATCATCCCAATGACAATGAGACATACCCTTTTCAGCTTTGGAATAGACAACACCCAAAAGTCCACTAAAATAACCACCCATTATAGCAATGTCTTGTGCCACTAAATGAGGATACTTTTTTTGAAGCACCAAAAACCCATTCATGCATTCGTTAATGTGCtataaataagaaaaagatTAATGATTAGCACAAAACACATGAAgaacatatatattaattaaattgatggaATCATATATACTCACAGAAGATCCAAGCCACGACCTAAGCAAGAGCAAATCATTAAACCATTTCTTATCGTAGGCGGCCATTAGGCATTGACGAGTGCCTTTCATTGTTTTAATTTGCTCCTTCAAAGCTATAGTTAGCTTCGGTGACTTTGCTATTTGAAGTGGTTGAAATGTGCCACTACATGATCCAAGTTGATGGCTAACTAATATAGTGGGCGTCTCTGACAATTGCATGAAGGGCGACGATAAGTACAATGACTTCTTGATTTGCCTCTTAACCTTGACATAGGTTAATAACATGTTATTATAAGCTTTCTTATCATCATTATTGTTTGAATCTCCAACTGGCTGGGCATTGGAAGCTCCTTCATCAACTATGAATCGTTGGGGAGTGTGCAAGATATGTTTGCTTGGTTGGATCATGGAGTGTCCATTTTGAGGAGATGTAGAACCtgtatgtaaaaatatatatatatcttaaaatatttgatcagGTGACATGACTTATCCACTAAAGCATGTGACTTACCTTCTGATGGCAAGACTTCTTCATTAACACATTTGATATCAAACATCTTTTGTCTCTTTGCTTCTGGAAGTATACTAGTTGGTCGACGTGATGTCTCTGctggatttttttctttttttttacctGGACAGATACCTCTTCAAGCTTCTCCTCAATCTTAGTAAATCTTTCATCCACGTATGCTTGCAATTTTGTAAACTTCTCATTTACATAATCTCGAAGTTGGACAAAATAATTTGGGACACTGGGAACCTCTCCAACAAAAGCACTCGGATCAATATGTGTGGAGGTGTGTGGTCGATCTTCTTCTTGACGAAGTGGAGATGATTGTTTGTCATGTGCATCTGCTCTCTGGCTTTGCATATCTTCAAAAGATTTTTGCTCTTCTAAGGGTTGATCAACGTTTTCGGGGCTGCTATCTGCATAGCAGTATACATTTTGTCTCTCCGACAACAATGGCAGAACATGCGATAAATTAGGATCTGAATCAGAAAATTGACCATTTGCGATGTATGAGGCTTGTAGTTCCAACTCTGTAGGTGTCAACACGCCAATAACCATCTGTATATCTCAAATTATAAAATTCCAACACTCAAttacaattaaatatctttgaaatattaaataaattattggcAAAATACTCACCCTATTTAAACACCATGTGATGCTTGAACAACTTCATTATACTTTGGAGATGATTTCACATGCCAATCATTTGAAATCCATCCACACATACGCGGAAGTATCATGTTATATTTATCTCTTCGCTTAGCAAACTTCTTTGCAATGCCAGAAATACATTCATATGCAAGAATctgcattaaaaaaaactatagccaacttaatattaaataaattaactaaataaatacaaaacaaataaatatcttAATTGCAATGGATGAAAAAATCCGTTCAAAGTAAACGCTCCATATTCGACAATCTTTtcattcttcttctttttcttcgaTTTGATTGAAGTTAAATCTCACTTTATACTTTTAAGAACTTCGTTATAAGCTATCGTACCCCAAGGATATTTGTTAAACAAATCCAAATCCTCCACTAAACTCAAAAGCATGTTGTCAACTTGAGGAACCGTCTTTTGTCGAACTGTCCAAAGAACAGCAGCACCAAAGTACAAACAtgctaatttcaatttttccaaATTTATAGTGCGTTCAGGTGTTTTTCTCATTTCCATTAGCTTTGTCGCCACCTCCTCAATATATACATTTTCATTTCCACAAAAATCTATATCCCGAAATTGCATCGTCTCTCCAacttcatgaaaatattctgaaCAACCAAGCTCAGTTATAAGTGCATactccattttcgaaaatctcagcGGTCGTTGATTCACAGCCATCCACAACTCATCACTAGTAGTCTTACATGACTGTCTAGCCATCAAGAATCATATAATCTAACTGGATAAATTGTAATCTCTTACATACttaattaaattaccaaattgAGTTTCATCAATCATATTCTGCATCTCTGCATCATTGAGACATTCCTTAATAGTCTCTGATATACTTTTGAAATGAGAGTTTAAACTTAACTTGCATTCAAAGTGATTCTTTCTCAATAACTGAGGTTTCAATTTTACCTACACTCAAAAAAACATAAATGATATAAaaagtataaatatttttcaaacataaacaacaaatacaatgtTGAACACAATTCCTCAACAAAAACACAAA encodes the following:
- the LOC140979033 gene encoding uncharacterized protein → MFDIKCVNEEVLPSEGSTSPQNGHSMIQPSKHILHTPQRFIVDEGASNAQPVGDSNNNDDKKAYNNMLLTYVKVKRQIKKSLYLSSPFMQLSETPTILVSHQLGSCSGTFQPLQIAKSPKLTIALKEQIKTMKGTRQCLMAAYDKKWFNDLLLLRSWLGSSHINECMNGFLVLQKKYPHLVAQDIAIMGGYFSGLLGVVYSKAEKGMSHCHWDDLIRMAEGSRRKWKSLPWKETSFILVPYHVPNHWVAVKIDIKATSIILYYCGICLTKEINMESYVRPL